One genomic window of Streptococcus mitis includes the following:
- a CDS encoding ComF family protein — translation MKCLLCGQTMKAVLTFSSLLLLRNDVSCLCLDCDSTFERIGEKNCSNCMKTGLSMKCQDCQFWCKEGVEVSHRAIFTYNQAMKDFFSRYKFDGDFLLRKVFASVLSEELKKYKEYQFVVIPLSPERLLERGFNQVEGLVEAAGFSFQDLLEKREERASSSKNRSERLGTELPFFIKRGVTIPKKILLIDDIYTTGTTINRVKKLLEEAGAEDVKTFSLVR, via the coding sequence ATGAAGTGCTTATTATGTGGGCAGACTATGAAGGCTGTTTTAACTTTTAGTAGTCTCTTACTTCTGAGGAATGATGTCTCCTGTCTTTGTTTAGATTGTGATTCTACTTTTGAGAGGATTGGAGAAAAGAACTGTTCAAACTGTATGAAAACAGGTTTGTCAATGAAGTGTCAAGATTGTCAATTTTGGTGTAAAGAAGGAGTTGAGGTCAGTCATAGAGCGATTTTTACTTACAATCAAGCTATGAAGGATTTTTTCAGTCGGTATAAGTTTGATGGAGACTTCCTTTTAAGAAAAGTTTTTGCTTCAGTTTTAAGTGAGGAGTTAAAAAAGTACAAAGAGTATCAATTTGTTGTAATTCCCCTAAGTCCTGAAAGATTGCTCGAGAGGGGATTTAACCAGGTTGAAGGTTTAGTTGAAGCAGCAGGGTTCTCTTTTCAAGACTTACTAGAGAAGAGAGAAGAGCGGGCTAGTTCTTCTAAAAATCGTTCAGAACGCTTGGGGACAGAACTTCCTTTCTTTATTAAAAGGGGAGTCACTATTCCTAAAAAAATCCTACTTATAGATGACATTTATACTACTGGAACAACTATAAATCGTGTGAAGAAGCTGTTGGAAGAAGCGGGTGCTGAGGATGTAAAAACATTTTCCCTTGTAAGATGA
- the cysK gene encoding cysteine synthase A, with protein sequence MAIYNNITELIGQTPIVKLNNIVPEGAADVYVKLEAFNPGSSVKDRIALSMIEKAEQDGILKPGSTIVEATSGNTGIGLSWVGAAKGYKVVIVMPETMSVERRKIIQAYGAELVLTPGSEGMKGAIAKAQEIAAERDGFLPLQFDNPANPEVHERTTGAEILAAFGKDGLDAFVAGVGTGGTISGVSHALKTANSRIQVFAVEADESAILSGEKPGPHKIQGISAGFIPDTLDTNAYDGIVRVTSDDALALGREIGGKEGFLVGISSAAAIYGAIEVAKKLGTGKKVLALAPDNGERYLSTSLYEFEV encoded by the coding sequence ATGGCTATTTATAACAACATTACTGAACTAATCGGACAAACACCGATTGTTAAACTCAACAACATTGTTCCAGAAGGTGCTGCGGACGTTTACGTAAAGCTTGAAGCATTTAACCCTGGTTCATCTGTAAAAGATCGTATTGCCCTTAGCATGATTGAAAAAGCTGAACAAGACGGTATTCTGAAACCAGGTTCTACTATTGTTGAAGCAACAAGTGGAAATACTGGTATTGGGCTTTCATGGGTAGGTGCTGCTAAAGGGTATAAAGTTGTCATCGTTATGCCTGAAACGATGAGTGTAGAACGACGTAAAATTATCCAAGCTTATGGTGCTGAACTCGTCCTAACTCCTGGTAGCGAAGGAATGAAAGGTGCTATTGCTAAGGCCCAAGAAATCGCTGCTGAACGCGATGGTTTCCTTCCTCTTCAATTTGACAATCCAGCTAATCCAGAAGTACACGAAAGAACAACAGGAGCTGAGATACTAGCTGCTTTCGGTAAAGATGGATTAGATGCCTTTGTTGCTGGAGTCGGTACCGGTGGAACAATTTCTGGTGTTTCTCATGCACTCAAAACAGCAAACTCAAGAATTCAAGTTTTTGCAGTAGAAGCAGATGAATCTGCTATTCTGTCTGGAGAAAAACCTGGCCCTCACAAAATTCAAGGTATCTCAGCTGGATTTATTCCTGATACACTAGATACAAACGCCTATGATGGTATCGTTCGTGTAACATCAGACGATGCTCTCGCACTTGGCCGTGAGATTGGCGGAAAAGAAGGATTCCTTGTTGGTATTTCTTCAGCTGCAGCTATCTACGGAGCCATCGAAGTTGCTAAGAAATTGGGTACAGGTAAGAAAGTCCTTGCTCTAGCACCAGATAACGGCGAACGTTATTTGTCTACATCACTCTATGAATTTGAAGTGTAG
- a CDS encoding PH domain-containing protein has product MAFGKFIQGLAGNFSEQNKETLIKEYGQYLLENEEIQSGYKLIRDSIIFTNIRIIFTDKQGATGRKMSIKSIFLMNIVNVEMETAGAGIDDSEITITYLENVFLKAHNEHFSTHKFEFPKKTDIVPLYTYLLELAYHNRLKINGLDL; this is encoded by the coding sequence ATGGCATTTGGAAAATTCATTCAAGGACTCGCTGGTAACTTTAGCGAGCAAAACAAAGAAACTCTTATCAAAGAATATGGACAATATCTACTGGAAAATGAAGAAATTCAAAGTGGATATAAACTGATTCGTGACTCAATTATATTTACAAATATCCGTATTATCTTTACAGATAAACAAGGCGCTACTGGTCGTAAGATGTCCATTAAATCAATTTTTTTGATGAATATTGTTAATGTTGAAATGGAAACTGCAGGAGCAGGTATAGATGATAGTGAAATAACGATTACTTATCTAGAAAATGTTTTTCTAAAAGCACATAATGAGCATTTTAGTACTCATAAATTTGAATTTCCTAAGAAAACAGATATCGTTCCACTTTACACCTATTTACTAGAATTAGCTTATCACAATCGCTTGAAAATTAATGGCTTAGACCTATGA
- a CDS encoding DHH family phosphoesterase: MKKFYVSPIFPLILGIVAFGVLSVQLVFVTNTLVTLFLLLLILGSYILLFIHQREYYSRSEVEQIQYVNHQAEDSLTTLLEQMPVGVIKLDLSSGEVEWFNPYAELILTNEVGEIDVALIQTIIKASVGNPGSYATLGETRYSVHMDKVSGVLYFFDVSGEYEATVELVTSRPVIGIVSVDNYDDLEDETSESDISHINSFVANFVSEFAVKHAMFSRRVSMDRFYLFTDYTVLEGLMNDKFSVIDAFREEAKQRQLPLTLSMGFSYGDGNHDEIGKVALLNLNLAEVRGGDQVVVKENDETKNPVYFGGGSAASIKRTRTRTRAMMTAISDKIRSVDQVFVVGHKNLDMDALGSAVGMQLFASNVTENSYAIYDAEQMSPDIERAVSFLEKEGVTKLLSVKDAMGMVTNRSLLILVDHSKTALTLSKDLYDLFTQTIVIDHHRRDQDFPDNAVITYIESGASSASELVTELLQFQNSKKNRLSRMQASVLMAGMMLDTKNFTSRVTSRTFDVASYLRTRGSDSIAIQEIAATDFEEYREVNELILQGRKLGSDVLIAEAQDSKCYDTVVISKAADAMLAMSGIEASFVLAKNTQGFISISARSRSKLNVQRIMEELGGGGHFNLAAAQIKDLTLSEAGEKLTEIVLNEIKEKEKEE; this comes from the coding sequence ATGAAAAAATTTTATGTAAGTCCTATTTTTCCCTTAATATTAGGAATAGTGGCGTTCGGAGTGCTATCTGTGCAACTTGTTTTTGTAACGAATACACTGGTAACGCTATTTCTTTTGCTACTTATTTTGGGTTCATATATTTTACTATTCATTCATCAAAGAGAGTACTACTCAAGGAGTGAAGTAGAACAAATTCAGTATGTAAACCACCAAGCTGAAGATAGTTTGACAACCTTGTTAGAACAGATGCCTGTCGGAGTTATTAAATTAGACTTGTCGTCAGGTGAGGTTGAATGGTTTAATCCTTATGCTGAATTGATCTTAACTAATGAAGTTGGCGAGATTGATGTGGCATTAATTCAAACAATTATCAAGGCATCGGTAGGAAATCCAGGTTCTTATGCTACCTTGGGTGAGACCCGCTATTCGGTTCATATGGACAAGGTGTCTGGAGTTCTTTACTTCTTTGATGTGTCTGGAGAGTACGAAGCGACTGTTGAGTTAGTTACGAGTAGACCTGTTATTGGGATTGTCTCCGTTGACAACTATGATGACTTAGAAGATGAAACATCGGAGTCTGATATCAGTCATATTAATAGTTTTGTAGCCAATTTTGTTTCAGAATTTGCTGTGAAGCATGCCATGTTCTCTCGTCGAGTGAGTATGGATCGTTTTTATTTATTTACGGACTACACGGTACTTGAGGGATTGATGAATGATAAATTTTCTGTTATTGATGCATTCAGAGAAGAGGCGAAACAGAGACAACTGCCTTTGACCTTAAGTATGGGATTTTCTTATGGTGATGGAAATCATGATGAAATAGGGAAAGTTGCTTTGCTCAACTTGAACTTGGCTGAAGTGCGTGGTGGCGACCAGGTGGTTGTCAAGGAGAATGACGAAACTAAAAATCCAGTTTATTTTGGTGGTGGGTCTGCTGCCTCAATCAAACGTACACGGACTCGTACGCGTGCTATGATGACGGCTATTTCAGATAAGATTCGTAGTGTGGATCAGGTTTTTGTAGTTGGTCACAAAAATCTGGATATGGATGCTTTGGGCTCTGCTGTAGGTATGCAGTTATTTGCCAGCAATGTGACTGAAAATAGCTATGCTATTTATGACGCAGAACAAATGTCACCAGATATTGAACGGGCTGTTTCATTCTTAGAAAAAGAAGGAGTTACGAAGTTGTTGTCTGTTAAGGATGCAATGGGGATGGTGACCAATCGTTCTTTGCTGATTCTTGTAGACCATTCAAAGACAGCTTTAACTTTATCAAAAGATTTGTATGATTTATTTACCCAAACCATCGTCATTGACCACCATAGAAGGGATCAGGATTTCCCAGATAATGCAGTCATTACTTATATTGAAAGTGGTGCAAGTAGTGCTAGTGAGTTGGTAACGGAATTGCTACAGTTCCAAAATTCTAAGAAAAATCGTTTGAGTCGTATGCAAGCAAGCGTCTTGATGGCTGGTATGATGTTGGATACTAAAAATTTCACCTCACGAGTGACTAGTCGGACATTTGATGTTGCTAGCTATCTCAGAACGAGAGGAAGTGATAGTATTGCTATCCAAGAAATCGCTGCGACAGATTTTGAAGAATATCGTGAGGTCAATGAACTGATTTTACAAGGGCGTAAATTAGGTTCAGATGTATTGATAGCAGAGGCTCAGGACTCGAAATGCTATGATACAGTTGTTATTAGTAAGGCAGCAGATGCCATGTTAGCTATGTCAGGTATTGAAGCGAGTTTTGTTCTTGCGAAGAATACACAAGGATTTATCTCTATCTCAGCTCGTAGTCGTAGTAAACTGAATGTACAACGGATTATGGAAGAGCTGGGGGGTGGAGGCCACTTTAATTTGGCTGCAGCTCAAATTAAAGATTTAACCTTGTCAGAAGCAGGTGAAAAACTGACAGAAATTGTATTAAATGAAATAAAGGAAAAGGAGAAAGAAGAATGA
- the rpsB gene encoding 30S ribosomal protein S2 encodes MAVISMKQLLEAGVHFGHQTRRWNPKMAKYIFTERNGIHVIDLQQTVKYADQAYDFMRDAAANDAVVLFVGTKKQAADAVAEEAVRSGQYFINHRWLGGTLTNWGTIQKRIARLKEIKRMEEDGTFEVLPKKEVALLNKQRARLEKFLGGIEDMPRIPDVMYVVDPHKEQIAVKEAKKLGIPVVAMVDTNTDPDDIDVIIPANDDAIRAVKLITAKLADAIIEGRQGEDAVAVEAEFAASETQADSIEEIVEVVEGDNA; translated from the coding sequence ATGGCAGTAATTTCAATGAAACAACTTCTTGAGGCTGGTGTACACTTTGGTCACCAAACTCGTCGCTGGAACCCTAAGATGGCTAAGTACATCTTCACTGAGCGTAACGGAATCCACGTTATCGACTTGCAACAAACTGTAAAATACGCTGACCAAGCTTACGATTTCATGCGTGATGCAGCAGCTAACGATGCAGTTGTATTGTTTGTTGGTACTAAGAAGCAAGCGGCTGATGCAGTTGCTGAAGAAGCAGTACGTTCAGGTCAATACTTCATCAATCACCGTTGGTTGGGTGGAACTCTTACAAACTGGGGAACAATCCAAAAACGTATCGCTCGTTTGAAAGAAATCAAACGTATGGAAGAAGATGGAACTTTCGAAGTTCTTCCTAAGAAAGAAGTTGCACTTCTTAACAAACAACGTGCACGTCTTGAAAAATTCTTGGGTGGTATCGAAGATATGCCTCGTATCCCAGATGTGATGTACGTAGTTGACCCACATAAAGAGCAAATCGCTGTTAAAGAAGCTAAGAAATTGGGAATCCCAGTTGTAGCGATGGTTGACACAAATACTGATCCAGATGATATTGATGTAATCATCCCAGCTAACGATGACGCTATCCGTGCTGTTAAATTGATCACAGCTAAATTGGCTGACGCTATCATCGAAGGACGTCAAGGTGAGGATGCAGTAGCAGTTGAAGCAGAATTTGCAGCTTCAGAAACTCAAGCAGATTCAATTGAAGAAATCGTTGAAGTTGTAGAAGGCGACAACGCTTAA
- a CDS encoding DEAD/DEAH box helicase, which produces MKVNPNYLGRLFTENELTEEECQLAERLPAMRKEKGKLFCQRCNSTILEEWYLPIGAYYCRECLIMKRVRSDQALYYFPQEDFPKQDVLKWSGQLTPFQEKVSEGLIRAVDKQEPTLVHAVTGAGKTEMIYQVVAKVIDEGGAVCLASPRIDVCLELYKRLQDDFACEIALLHGESEPYFRTPLVVATAHQLLKFYHAFDLLIVDEVDAFPYVDNPTLYHAVKNSVKENGLRIFLTATSTDELDRKVRLGELKRLSLPRRFHGNPLIIPKPVWLSDFNRYLEKKCLSPKLKSYIEKQRKTGYPLLIFASEIKKGEQLKEIIQEQFPNEKIGFVSSVTEDRLEKVQAFRDGELTILISTTILERGVTFPCVDVFVVEANHRLFTKSSLIQIGGRVGRSMDRPTGDLLFFHDGLNTSIKKAIKEIQQMNKEAGL; this is translated from the coding sequence ATGAAAGTAAATCCAAATTATCTCGGTCGTTTGTTTACGGAGAATGAATTAACAGAAGAAGAATGTCAGTTGGCGGAGAGACTTCCAGCAATGAGAAAGGAGAAGGGGAAATTGTTCTGCCAACGTTGTAATAGTACTATTCTAGAAGAATGGTATTTGCCCATCGGTGCTTACTATTGTCGGGAGTGCTTAATTATGAAGCGAGTTAGAAGTGATCAAGCTTTATACTATTTTCCGCAGGAGGATTTTCCGAAGCAAGATGTTCTTAAATGGAGTGGTCAATTAACTCCTTTTCAAGAGAAGGTGTCAGAGGGACTGATTCGAGCAGTAGATAAGCAGGAGCCAACCTTGGTACATGCGGTAACAGGAGCTGGAAAGACAGAAATGATTTACCAAGTTGTGGCCAAAGTGATTGATGAAGGTGGTGCAGTTTGTTTGGCCAGTCCCAGAATCGATGTGTGTTTGGAGCTGTATAAGCGACTGCAAGATGATTTTGCTTGCGAGATAGCTTTACTACACGGAGAATCAGAACCATATTTTCGAACACCACTAGTTGTTGCAACGGCTCATCAGCTGTTAAAATTTTATCATGCTTTTGATTTGTTGATAGTAGATGAAGTAGATGCTTTTCCTTATGTTGACAATCCTACGCTTTACCATGCTGTCAAGAATAGTGTAAAGGAGAATGGGCTGAGGATCTTTTTAACAGCGACTTCGACGGATGAGTTAGATAGGAAGGTCCGTTTAGGAGAATTAAAACGATTAAGCTTGCCAAGACGATTTCATGGAAATCCGTTAATTATTCCTAAACCTGTCTGGTTATCGGATTTTAATCGCTATTTAGAGAAGAAGTGTTTGTCACCAAAGTTAAAGTCTTATATTGAGAAACAGAGAAAGACAGGTTATCCGTTACTTATTTTTGCCTCAGAGATTAAGAAAGGGGAACAGTTAAAAGAAATCATACAGGAGCAATTTCCAAATGAGAAAATTGGTTTTGTATCGTCTGTCACAGAAGATCGATTAGAGAAAGTACAAGCTTTTCGAGATGGAGAATTGACAATACTTATCAGTACGACAATATTGGAGCGTGGAGTTACCTTCCCTTGTGTAGATGTTTTCGTAGTAGAGGCCAATCATCGTCTGTTTACCAAGTCTAGTTTAATACAGATTGGAGGACGTGTCGGTCGGAGTATGGACAGACCGACAGGAGATTTGCTTTTTTTCCATGATGGGTTAAATACTTCAATCAAGAAGGCAATTAAGGAAATTCAGCAGATGAATAAGGAGGCGGGGCTATGA
- the mreD gene encoding rod shape-determining protein MreD, with protein MRQLKRVGVFLLLPFFVLIDAHISQLLGSFFPHVHLASHFLFLFLLFETIEVSEYLYLAYCFVVGLVYDIYFFHLIGIATLLFVLLGVFLHKFNSVILLNRWTRMLAIIVMTFLFEMGAYILALVVGLTVDSMSLFIVYSLVPSMILNLIWMIIFQFIFEKFYL; from the coding sequence ATGAGACAGTTGAAGCGGGTTGGAGTGTTTTTATTGCTTCCTTTCTTTGTTCTAATTGACGCCCATATTAGCCAGCTTCTGGGCTCATTTTTCCCCCATGTACATTTGGCTAGTCATTTTCTGTTTTTATTTCTCTTATTTGAGACGATAGAAGTATCAGAGTATCTCTATTTAGCTTATTGTTTTGTAGTGGGTTTGGTTTATGACATTTACTTTTTCCACTTGATAGGGATTGCGACTTTGTTGTTCGTCTTGTTGGGAGTATTTCTCCATAAATTTAATAGTGTTATTTTATTGAATCGTTGGACGAGAATGTTGGCAATTATTGTCATGACTTTTCTATTTGAGATGGGAGCTTATATACTTGCATTAGTGGTAGGTTTAACTGTGGATAGTATGTCTTTATTTATAGTCTATAGTTTAGTACCATCAATGATTTTGAACCTTATATGGATGATTATCTTTCAGTTTATTTTTGAAAAATTTTACCTATAA
- the tsf gene encoding translation elongation factor Ts — translation MAEITAKLVKELREKSGAGVMDAKKALVEVEGDIEKAIELLREKGMAKAAKKADRVAAEGLTGVYVNGNVAAVIEVNAETDFVAKNAQFVELVNTTAKIIAEGKPANNEEALALTMPSGETLEAAYVSATATIGEKISFRRFALIEKTDAQHFGAYQHNGGRIGVISVVEGGDEALAKQLSMHIAAMKPTVLSYKELDEQFVKDELAQLNHVIDQDNESRAMVNKPALPHLKYGSKSQLTDEVIAQAEADIKAELAAEGKPEKIWDKIIPGKMDRFMLDNTKVDQAYTLLAQVYIMDDSKTVEAYLESVNASVVEFARFEVGEGIEKAANDFEAEVAATMAAALNN, via the coding sequence ATGGCAGAAATTACAGCTAAACTTGTTAAAGAGTTGCGTGAAAAATCTGGTGCTGGTGTTATGGACGCTAAAAAAGCATTGGTTGAAGTGGAAGGCGATATCGAAAAAGCGATTGAATTGCTTCGCGAAAAAGGTATGGCAAAAGCAGCTAAGAAAGCTGACCGTGTTGCTGCAGAAGGTTTGACTGGTGTTTATGTTAACGGTAATGTTGCAGCAGTTATTGAAGTAAACGCTGAAACTGACTTCGTTGCGAAAAACGCTCAATTCGTTGAATTGGTAAATACTACAGCTAAAATTATTGCTGAAGGAAAACCTGCTAATAATGAAGAAGCACTTGCTTTGACAATGCCTTCAGGTGAAACTCTTGAAGCTGCATACGTATCTGCAACAGCAACTATCGGAGAAAAAATCTCATTCCGTCGCTTTGCGTTGATTGAAAAAACAGATGCACAACACTTTGGAGCATACCAACATAACGGTGGACGTATCGGTGTTATTTCAGTTGTTGAAGGTGGAGACGAAGCACTTGCTAAACAATTGTCAATGCACATCGCAGCGATGAAACCAACAGTTCTTTCTTACAAAGAATTGGATGAGCAATTCGTTAAAGATGAGTTGGCACAATTGAACCACGTAATCGACCAAGACAATGAAAGCCGCGCAATGGTTAACAAACCAGCTCTTCCACACTTGAAGTATGGATCAAAATCTCAATTGACTGATGAAGTAATCGCTCAAGCTGAAGCTGATATCAAAGCTGAGTTAGCTGCAGAAGGAAAACCAGAAAAAATCTGGGACAAAATCATCCCAGGTAAAATGGACCGCTTCATGCTTGACAACACTAAAGTTGACCAAGCTTACACACTTCTTGCACAAGTATACATCATGGATGACAGCAAGACAGTTGAAGCATACCTTGAATCAGTTAACGCTTCAGTAGTTGAGTTCGCTCGCTTTGAAGTTGGTGAAGGTATCGAGAAAGCTGCAAACGACTTTGAAGCTGAAGTTGCAGCTACAATGGCAGCAGCCTTGAATAACTAA
- the pcsB gene encoding peptidoglycan hydrolase PcsB has protein sequence MKKKILASLLLSTVMVSQVAVLTTAHAETTDDKIAAQDNKISNLTAQQQEAQKQVDQVQEQVSAIQTEQSNLQSENDRLQAESKKLEGEITELSKNIVSRNDSLQKQARSAQTNGAATNYINTIVNSKSITEAISRVAAMSEIVSANNKMLEQQKADKKAISEKQVANNDAINTVIANQQKLADDAQSLTTKQAELKAAELNLAAEKATAEDEKASLLEKKAAAEAEAKAAAEAEAAYKAKQASQQQTVVSSGNTTFTAEVQAVSTTSSSESSSSSVSTESTSYTPAPVKHRPTYSTNASSYPIGECTWGAKTLAPWAGDYWGNGAQWATSAAAAGFRTGSTPQVGAIACWNDGGYGHVAVVTAVSSSTSIQVSESNYGGNRTIGNKRGWFNPTTTSEGFVTYIYPN, from the coding sequence ATGAAGAAAAAAATCTTAGCGTCACTTTTATTAAGTACAGTAATGGTTTCTCAAGTAGCTGTTTTAACAACTGCGCATGCAGAAACTACTGATGACAAAATTGCTGCTCAAGATAATAAAATTAGTAACTTAACAGCACAACAACAAGAAGCACAAAAACAAGTTGATCAAGTTCAGGAGCAAGTATCTGCTATTCAAACAGAGCAATCAAACTTGCAATCTGAAAATGATAGACTACAAGCAGAATCTAAAAAGCTTGAGGGTGAAATTACAGAACTTTCTAAGAATATTGTATCTCGCAATGATTCATTACAAAAACAAGCTCGTAGTGCTCAAACAAATGGAGCTGCAACAAATTACATCAATACAATTGTAAACTCAAAATCAATTACAGAAGCTATTTCACGTGTTGCTGCAATGAGTGAAATCGTATCTGCAAACAACAAAATGTTGGAACAACAAAAAGCAGATAAAAAAGCTATTTCTGAAAAACAAGTAGCAAACAATGATGCAATTAATACAGTTATTGCAAATCAGCAAAAACTAGCTGATGATGCTCAATCATTAACTACAAAACAAGCTGAGTTAAAAGCTGCAGAATTGAATCTTGCTGCTGAAAAGGCTACTGCAGAGGATGAAAAAGCAAGTTTACTTGAGAAAAAAGCTGCAGCAGAAGCAGAAGCTAAAGCAGCTGCAGAAGCAGAAGCTGCTTATAAAGCTAAACAAGCAAGTCAACAACAAACAGTTGTTTCTTCTGGGAATACAACTTTCACAGCAGAAGTTCAAGCAGTATCTACTACCTCTTCATCTGAATCATCTTCAAGTAGTGTTTCAACAGAATCAACAAGCTACACTCCTGCACCGGTAAAACATCGTCCAACATACAGTACAAACGCTTCAAGTTATCCAATTGGTGAGTGTACATGGGGAGCTAAAACATTAGCGCCTTGGGCTGGAGATTACTGGGGTAATGGAGCACAGTGGGCTACAAGTGCAGCTGCTGCAGGATTCCGCACAGGATCTACACCTCAAGTTGGTGCCATTGCATGTTGGAATGATGGTGGATATGGACACGTAGCAGTAGTTACAGCTGTTTCATCATCAACAAGTATCCAAGTATCTGAATCAAACTACGGTGGAAACCGTACAATTGGAAATAAACGTGGTTGGTTCAATCCTACTACGACTTCAGAAGGTTTTGTAACATATATCTATCCAAACTAA
- the hpf gene encoding ribosome hibernation-promoting factor, HPF/YfiA family, translating into MIKYSIRGENLEVTEAIRDYVVSKLEKIEKYFQAEQELDARVNLKVYREKTAKVEVTIPLGSITLRAEDVSQDMYGSIDLVTDKIERQIRKNKTKIERKNKNKVATSQLFTDALVEDTNVVQSRVVRSKQIDLKPMDLEEAILQMDLLGHDFFIYVDVEDQTTNVIYRREDGEIGLLEVKES; encoded by the coding sequence ATGATTAAATATAGTATCCGTGGTGAAAACCTAGAAGTAACAGAAGCAATTCGTGATTATGTAGTTTCTAAACTCGAAAAGATCGAAAAGTATTTTCAAGCTGAACAAGAGTTGGATGCTCGAGTTAACTTGAAGGTGTATCGTGAAAAAACTGCTAAAGTGGAAGTAACGATTCCGCTTGGCTCAATTACTCTTCGTGCAGAAGATGTGTCTCAAGATATGTATGGTTCAATTGACCTTGTAACTGATAAAATTGAACGTCAGATTCGTAAAAATAAAACAAAAATCGAGCGTAAAAATAAAAATAAGGTAGCAACTAGTCAATTATTTACAGATGCTTTGGTGGAAGATACAAATGTTGTTCAATCTAGAGTTGTTCGTTCAAAACAAATTGATTTAAAACCAATGGATTTGGAAGAAGCTATTCTACAGATGGATTTGTTGGGACATGATTTCTTTATCTATGTGGATGTTGAAGATCAAACAACTAATGTGATTTATCGTCGTGAGGATGGAGAAATTGGTCTGTTAGAAGTTAAAGAATCTTAA
- a CDS encoding YigZ family protein: MEFRTIKEDGQVQEEIKKSRFICHAKRVYSEEEARDFITAIKKEHYKATHNCSAFIIGERSEIKRTSDDGEPSGTAGVPMLGVLENHNLTNICVIVTRYFGGIKLGAGGLIRAYAGSVALAVKEIGIIEIKEQAGIAIQMSYAQYQEYSNFLKEHDLMELETNFTDQVDTMIYVDKEEKDNIKAALVEFFNGKVTLTDQGLREVEVPVNLV; this comes from the coding sequence ATGGAATTTAGAACAATTAAAGAGGACGGTCAAGTCCAAGAAGAAATCAAAAAATCACGCTTTATCTGTCATGCCAAGCGTGTTTATAGCGAAGAAGAGGCTCGAGACTTCATTACTGCCATCAAAAAAGAACACTACAAAGCTACGCACAACTGCTCGGCCTTCATTATTGGGGAACGTAGTGAAATTAAACGGACAAGTGATGATGGTGAGCCTAGTGGTACTGCTGGCGTTCCCATGCTTGGGGTGCTAGAAAATCACAATCTTACTAATATCTGTGTGATAGTGACACGCTACTTTGGTGGCATTAAGCTAGGCGCTGGAGGATTGATTCGTGCTTACGCAGGCAGTGTTGCCTTAGCTGTCAAGGAAATTGGCATCATTGAAATAAAAGAACAGGCTGGCATTGCTATTCAAATGTCTTACGCTCAGTACCAAGAGTACAGTAACTTTCTTAAGGAACATGATCTTATGGAACTTGAGACAAACTTTACAGATCAAGTCGATACGATGATTTATGTTGATAAAGAAGAAAAAGATAATATTAAAGCTGCACTGGTGGAGTTTTTTAATGGAAAAGTTACTTTAACTGATCAAGGTTTACGTGAAGTTGAAGTTCCTGTAAACTTAGTGTAA
- the rplI gene encoding 50S ribosomal protein L9 has protein sequence MKVIFLADVKGKGKKGEIKEVPTGYAQNFLIKKNLAKEATAQAVGELRGKQKSEEKAHAEMIAEAKAIKAQLEAEETVVEFVEKVGPDGRTFGSITNKKIAEELQKQFGIKIDKRHIQVQAPIRAVGLIDVPVKIYQDIISVINLRVKEG, from the coding sequence ATGAAAGTAATCTTTTTAGCAGATGTTAAAGGAAAAGGTAAAAAAGGCGAAATTAAGGAAGTACCAACAGGGTATGCGCAAAACTTTCTTATCAAAAAGAATCTAGCCAAAGAAGCGACTGCTCAAGCTGTAGGTGAACTTCGTGGTAAACAAAAATCTGAAGAAAAAGCTCACGCTGAGATGATTGCAGAAGCAAAAGCAATTAAAGCCCAACTTGAAGCAGAAGAAACTGTTGTAGAATTTGTTGAAAAAGTTGGTCCAGATGGCCGTACCTTTGGTTCAATTACCAATAAGAAGATTGCTGAAGAATTGCAAAAGCAATTTGGAATTAAGATTGATAAACGTCATATCCAAGTACAGGCTCCTATTCGAGCAGTTGGTTTAATTGATGTACCAGTGAAAATCTATCAAGATATCATAAGTGTAATCAATCTTCGTGTGAAAGAAGGATAA